From the genome of Tolypothrix sp. NIES-4075:
TTCTTCTCTAAGTCCCTGATAGAAGTTGGATATGCTCAACCCATTAGTGGTTTCTGGCATTTCTGCTTCGTTTTTCTTTGCCACAGTCGTTTCTCTCCGCGATTCTTTGACGAGCTTTTATTCACAGCTATTGTCTATTACTTTCTGTGGGAGTGAAAGTCAAAAAGCTGCAAATACAATTATACCCGAAATTTTCCGTACTTGCTGAACAATTAGCAGTTGTGTACTTGCTTTCGGGCAATGCGTGTTGTTTGGAGAGCGCGCCCTGGAGGACTTGAACCCCCGACATCAGGTTTTGGAGACCTGCGTTCTACCAACTGAACTAAGAGCGCACAAGCTGTCTAGCATTCAGTCCGAAGCGCTGAACTTTATCTAGTCTAACGCAATTTGACTTTTAAATCAACTCGAATTTACTTATTGGATATTGGAAATAAATCAGCGGCAAGAGCCGCTTGAAAGTGGAGATTTCTCCCATAATTGAGCAGCGAATTACAAAGGACGGTCAAACCGTTGTTTGATTCGGGTAGCTTTACCTACGCGATCGCGTAGGTAATACAATTTAGCACGTCTGACCTTACCACGACGGATGACTTTGATGCTGTCAATGCGCGGAGAATGCAAAAGAAACACTCGTTCAACGCCAACACCTTGAAATACCTTACGCACTGTAATGGTTTCATTAATTCCACCATTGCGTCTGGCAATTACTACGCCTTCGTATGGTTGCACGCGGTATTTCTCGCCTTCTTTGATTTTGACACCGACTTTAACTGTGTCGCCCACGTAAATGTCGGGCAAATTAGATTTTAGTTGTTCCGCTTCAATCGAGCGGATTATTTCTTGCGCGTTCATAGTCTATTTAAAAAACTCACAATCATCCATAATAATTCGAGAACCCCTTTCCAGTCTAGTTATTTCCGATTAATAATTTTTGGAGTACAACTACCTGGAAATAGAAGGTATATTTTAAACGTCTACGCAAAGCGTGTGAGATTTATGAAATTTAGTGTCGTCATCACTACCTATAATCGTTTAGACTTGCTGCGACGAGCGATAGATTCTGCTGTTAATCAGACAATAGAGTGTGAAGTAGTAGTTGTTGATGATTCTTCATCGGATGACACCGAAGCTTATGTCAAAAGCTTGGGAAATCAAGTTGTTTATCATCGTCACGAAGTTAACAAAGGTCATGCAGCATCGGTAAATACAGGAGTTGCCAAAGCCAGTGGTGACTGGATTAAATTTTTGGATGATGACGACTACTTAGCTGTGAATTGTTTGGAGGAGATGACAAAAGCGATCGCCAAACACGCTGAAGTCTCAAATGATGTATCCTCAGAAAATAATTCTCAAGCTGTCATCGCATCGTGTATCGCAGCTCAAATCGATAACAATGGGGAGCATCTGTGCCGCACACCCTATCTCGGTCCAGGGTTAGCTTTTTATATTCCCCAAGCTGATATTCACTACGGTATGCTTTTAGAGCTTTTGCCCTTTGGCACTCCCGTACAAGTAGCTTGTCGTCGTGACGTTTTTCTGAAAGTTGGTGCTTGGGACTCAAAACTTGATGCTAACTGCGATGACATTGATTCTTGGATTCGCATTGCTCAGTTTGGCGACGCTATTTTCCTCAATCAGTGCCTAGCTTATCGTACCATTTGGGCAGGTGCTTACAATCATAAGTTTTCTCTGTCTCGACGGCTAGATACAAATATTTTGATGAAAGAGAAAATTTACGCTTTGGTAGATGAAAAACACCGTTCTAATATCCCTGCGCTTCCAGATATTAGAAATTATTTGAAGCTACATTGGGCAATAGTTGCATTCAAGCAAAGAAACATTAACAGCGTTTGGCAAATGCTTGATTTATCTGTACTTTCTCCTGTGGCTTGGCGGCTTTTACTAAATGCTGTTTTCTCACGCAGCAATCAACAAAATGCTCACATTAATAAGTTTGTATTGATTAATTAATTATTAGATTGGGCATAAGAGAGCTTGTTTTGTAGAAAAAAATGCGCGATCGCTTCTACACAAAGCACGTTAGCGATCGCTTTTCTGCGGACGAGAAAGCTTGACAAACATTCCCAGTATGTTTATTTAGAAACCAAGAAATAAAGATCGGAGAATACCTAATACACCAGCTACAGGATTGATAACACTGCCTACGGTTTGACCAACCTTGGCTGTACCAGAGCGGTAAACTACGATAACATCATTATTGCGGAGTATCGGATTAGTTTGGGAATTAATATCAGCGCCAAAATTTACTTTTACTTTACGTTTGGTCACAGAACCATCAGGATTGAGGCGAACCAAATCGACAGCAGAACTGCTAGCATTAGCACCATCGAATCCCCCCGCAGCAAGTAGCGCTTGATTTAAGGAGCTATTAGGCTTAATTTCTACAGTTCCGGGTTTTTTAACTTCGCCTACTACCCCAACTTGAATAGTAGCCGGAGACAAAGTAGTATTAGCTAAGACAGTTGCATCTGCTGCGTTAATCTCTGTTGCTGTTGGGAAGAAAATCGTATCTCCGTCTTGCACAATTGTGTCTTGATTGACATCACCACTTTGCAATAGTTGCCAAAGATTGATATCTATAATTTGTTCCCCACCGGCTCTTGTCTGTCGGCGGATTTTCACATTGCGAATGTCAGCTTGTGGTGTAATTCCTCCAGCTAACTGAAGTGCCCGC
Proteins encoded in this window:
- the rplS gene encoding 50S ribosomal protein L19; this encodes MNAQEIIRSIEAEQLKSNLPDIYVGDTVKVGVKIKEGEKYRVQPYEGVVIARRNGGINETITVRKVFQGVGVERVFLLHSPRIDSIKVIRRGKVRRAKLYYLRDRVGKATRIKQRFDRPL
- a CDS encoding glycosyltransferase family 2 protein → MKFSVVITTYNRLDLLRRAIDSAVNQTIECEVVVVDDSSSDDTEAYVKSLGNQVVYHRHEVNKGHAASVNTGVAKASGDWIKFLDDDDYLAVNCLEEMTKAIAKHAEVSNDVSSENNSQAVIASCIAAQIDNNGEHLCRTPYLGPGLAFYIPQADIHYGMLLELLPFGTPVQVACRRDVFLKVGAWDSKLDANCDDIDSWIRIAQFGDAIFLNQCLAYRTIWAGAYNHKFSLSRRLDTNILMKEKIYALVDEKHRSNIPALPDIRNYLKLHWAIVAFKQRNINSVWQMLDLSVLSPVAWRLLLNAVFSRSNQQNAHINKFVLIN